Proteins found in one Scomber scombrus chromosome 15, fScoSco1.1, whole genome shotgun sequence genomic segment:
- the rfx3 gene encoding transcription factor RFX3, producing the protein MQTPEAGADSTSTVPLQTTVPVQPTGSTQQVPVQQQAQTVQQVQHVYPAQVQYVEENSGVYTNGNIRTYSYSEPQLYSQNSGGSYFDTQGSSSQVSTVVTSHGMTNNGGGGSGGMSMGLAGGQVISSSSGAYLMDNAGPHPATQTARASPATIEMAIETLQKSEGLSSQRSSLLNSHLQWLLDNYETAEGVSLPRSTLYNHYLRHCQEQKLDPVNAASFGKLIRSIFMGLRTRRLGTRGNSKYHYYGIRVKPDSPLNRLQEDMQYMALRQQPVQQKQRFKPVQKFDAGSGENFSGGGQNHPGAAEQTVIAQSQHHQQFLDASRALPDFVELDLGQSNTENISPEDVKALQSLYREHCEAILDVVVNLQFSLIEKLWQTFWRYSPPDSVEGATVTENSSISEIEARLPRSQLLALCRNEAVLKWMSTCDHLMYQSLVEILIPDVLRPIPSALTQAIRNFAKSLEGWLNNAMNAISQRMIQTKIAAVSAFAQTLRRYTSLNHLAQAARAVLQNTSQINQMLSDLNRVDFANVQEQASWVCQCEEGVVQHLEQDFKATLQQQSSLEQWAAWLDNVVTQVLKPYEHRPSFPRAARQFLLKWSFYSSMVIRDLTLRSAASFGSFHLIRLLYDEYMFYLVEHRVAQATGETPIGVMGEFDSLNTLSLSNIDKDETSGMDSDLEDDTEESGEPLAKREKSEHEVIQVIQVGALEDGSHPVVGVVQPGVLHSLPQPQQDHSEHILTPSAGTPTIRHCSATGNTYASV; encoded by the exons ATGCAGACCCCTGAAGCAGGCGCTGACTCCACCTCCACTGTCCCTCTTCAGACCACTGTGCCTGTCCAGCCTACCGGCTCCACCCAGCAGGTGCCTGTCCAGCAACAG GCCCAGACTGTTCAACAGGTTCAGCATGTTTACCCAGCACAGGTGCAGTATGTGGAGGAAAACAGTGGCGTCTACACCAATGGCAACAT AAGAACCTACTCGTACTCAGAGCCCCAGCTGTATAGCCAGAACAGTGGCGGGAGCTACTTTGACACACAGGGCAGCTCATCACAAGTGTCCACTGTGGTGACGTCTCACGGCATGACCAACAACGGAGGAGGGGGCAGTGGAGGAATGAGCATGGGCCTGGCAGGGGGTCAGGTAATCAGCAGCAGTTCTGGGGCCTACCTCATGGACAACGCTGGACCGCACCCTGCCACCCAGACGGCACGAGCTTCCCCAGCTACT ATTGAAATGGCGATTGAGACGCTCCAAAAATCTGAGGGTTTATCCAGTCAGAGAAGCTCGCTGCTCAACAGCCAT CTCCAGTGGCTGTTGGACAATTATGAGACAGCAGAGGGCGTAAGCCTACCACGATCCACCCTCTACAATCATTATCTGCGCCACTGCCAGGAGCAGAAACTGGACCCTGTAAATGCAGCCTCTTTTGGCAAACTCATCCGCTCCATCTTCATGGGACTCCGTACAAGGCGCCTCGGGACAAG AGGGAACTCCAAATATCATTACTATGGTATACGTGTGAAACCAGATTCCCCGCTAAATAGACTTCAAGAAGACATGCAGTATATGGCCCTCAGACAGCAACCTGTTCAGCAGAAGCagag GTTCAAGCCAGTGCAGAAGTTTGATGCTGGCTCTGGGGAGAATTTCTCAGGTGGAGGCCAGAACCATCctggtgcagcagagcagacagtCATTGCACAGAGCCAGCACCACCAGCAGTTCCTAG ATGCATCGCGGGCACTCCCTGACTTTGTAGAGCTGGACCTCGGACAGAGCAATACAGAGAACATCAGCCCAGAGGATGTTAAAGCTCTCCAATCTCTTTACAGAGAGCACTGTGAG GCTATCCTGGATGTGGTTGTCAACCTCCAGTTCAGTCTAATTGAGAAGCTGTGGCAAACATTCTGGCGTTATTCTCCCCCTGACTCTGTAGAGGGTGCCACTGTAACAGAAAACAG CAGCATAAGTGAGATTGAAGCGCGGCTCCCCCGTTCACAGCTGCTGGCGCTGTGCAGAAACGAGGCTGTGCTCAAATGGATGAGCACCTGTGACCACCTAATGTACCAGTCCCTTGTGGAGATCCTCATTCCTGATGTCCTGAGACCCATTCCCA gtGCCTTGACTCAAGCCATTCGCAACTTTGCCAAAAGCCTGGAAGGTTGGCTCAATAATGCCATGAATGCCATTTCACAGAGAATGATCCAGACTAAG ATTGCCGCTGTTAGTGCCTTTGCGCAAACACTGCGCAGATAcacatctctgaaccacctggcTCAGGCGGCACGTGCCGTGTTGCAAAACACGTCACAGATCAACCAGATGCTGAGTGATCTCAACCGTGTTGACTTTGCCAACGTACAG GAGCAGGCATCATGGGTGTGTCAGTGTGAGGAGGGAGTGGTTCAGCACTTGGAGCAGGACTTCAAGGCCACGCTACAGCAGCAAAGCTCTCTGGAGCAATGGGCAGCCTGGCTGGACAACGTGGTCACTCAAGTGCTCAAGCCCTACGAGCATCGGCCCAGCTTCCCCCGGGCGGCTCGACAGTTCCTGCTCAAGTGGTCCTTCTACAG tTCTATGGTGATAAGGGACCTGACCCTGCGCAGTGCTGCCAGCTTTGGTTCTTTCCATCTGATCCGCCTGCTGTATGACGAGTACATGTTTTACCTTGTCGAGCATCGTGTGGCCCAAGCTACTGGAGAGACACCCATTGGTGTCATGGGGGAG tttgacaGCCTGAACACCTTATCTCTCAGTAACATTGATAAAG ATGAAACGAGTGGGATGGACAGCGATTTAGAAGACGACACGGAGGAATCCGGGGAACCTCTTGCTAAACGGGAGAAGTCAGAGCATGAGGTGATCCAGGTGATTCAGGTCGGGGCGCTTGAGGACGGATCTCACCCTGTCGTCGGGGTCGTCCAGCCAGGTGTCCTCCACTCGTTGCCCCAGCCCCAGCAAGACCACTCCGAGCACATCCTAACCCCCTCTGCCGGTACTCCGACCATCCGCCACTGCAGCGCCACAGGAAACACCTACGCCTCTGTTTGA